A single SAR324 cluster bacterium DNA region contains:
- a CDS encoding aminotransferase class I/II-fold pyridoxal phosphate-dependent enzyme, which translates to MTREQLTALEQELSTKFEQYKKAGLNLDLTRGKPAGQQLDLSNGLDGLLQGNYKSGDGTDTRNYGGLDGLPEMKALAGQMMGVKPAEVVIGGNSSLTLMYQFMMHAHFWGPLGKGSAWNEGSVRPKFICNVPGYDRHFTICEDLGIEMISVELKDDGPDMDAIEKLVRNDPSIKGMWCVPKHSNPTGHIYSDAVVERIAKLAKIAGSAFVVMWDNAYAVHDFGDNVPELANLMEHARKNGTENSIVITASTSKITFAGAGISFLGASEEILKHFKKRLTAITIGPDKVNQLRHLRMIKDMNDVTALMKQHAAILKPKFEMVLKILEQELGGKGIATWTIPTGGYFVSFDIPGLAKEVVKLSAEAGVKLTPAGSTYPYMKDPQDKNIRIAPSFPSLKEIEPAMNVFVTCVQLAHVRNLLVKNQ; encoded by the coding sequence ATGACAAGGGAACAGTTGACAGCACTGGAACAGGAACTCTCAACTAAATTTGAACAGTATAAAAAAGCCGGATTGAATCTGGATCTTACCCGGGGAAAACCAGCCGGACAACAGCTTGATCTATCCAATGGACTCGATGGCTTACTTCAGGGCAATTACAAATCTGGAGATGGCACGGACACCCGAAATTATGGTGGACTTGATGGTTTGCCTGAAATGAAAGCACTTGCGGGACAAATGATGGGTGTCAAACCGGCAGAAGTCGTGATTGGTGGTAACAGCAGTTTGACCCTGATGTACCAGTTCATGATGCATGCCCATTTCTGGGGACCACTGGGAAAAGGTTCGGCCTGGAATGAAGGCTCAGTACGTCCCAAATTTATCTGTAATGTTCCCGGTTATGACCGCCATTTCACTATCTGTGAAGATCTGGGAATTGAAATGATTTCCGTTGAATTGAAAGACGATGGCCCCGATATGGATGCCATTGAAAAGTTGGTCCGCAACGACCCCTCTATCAAGGGAATGTGGTGTGTGCCCAAACATTCCAATCCAACCGGACATATCTATTCCGACGCGGTGGTGGAACGCATTGCAAAACTCGCGAAAATCGCGGGATCAGCGTTTGTCGTCATGTGGGATAACGCTTATGCTGTGCATGATTTTGGTGACAATGTTCCCGAGCTGGCCAATTTGATGGAACACGCCCGAAAAAACGGTACCGAAAATTCCATTGTGATCACTGCCTCCACTTCCAAAATCACCTTTGCCGGTGCAGGGATTTCATTTCTGGGAGCCTCCGAAGAAATTCTGAAACATTTTAAAAAACGCTTGACCGCGATCACGATTGGTCCAGACAAGGTGAACCAGTTGCGTCATTTGCGGATGATCAAGGATATGAACGATGTGACCGCACTGATGAAACAACATGCCGCCATTCTGAAACCAAAATTTGAGATGGTGCTGAAAATTCTGGAGCAGGAACTGGGCGGAAAGGGGATTGCCACATGGACAATTCCCACCGGAGGTTACTTTGTGTCATTTGATATTCCCGGTCTGGCCAAAGAAGTCGTCAAACTGTCCGCAGAGGCTGGTGTGAAACTCACTCCGGCAGGATCTACCTATCCCTATATGAAAGACCCTCAGGATAAAAATATCCGTATTGCTCCGTCTTTTCCCTCTCTGAAAGAAATTGAGCCCGCCATGAATGTGTTTGTCACCTGTGTTCAATTGGCCCATGTCAGGAATCTACTGGTAAAAAATCAATGA
- a CDS encoding ABC transporter ATP-binding protein, producing the protein MNRSNTPKVSRSDWKLIQRFMRYVRPYWKWVLIGIISIPFSIGGTLLTPWLIQQIIDDYLLKNDLNGLSLMILILAGSVILGYLADAFYTWSLQKAGQLAIFAMRRDLFKHLLLLPRSFYDKTPVGVALTRVTSDMESLGESLAVGVLSIFTDAIKTIALFSLLLYWSWQLSLVIFLLLPPIYFTSRFLRAKLRNYYNLSREALAEGTGYLQECLRGIKTIQLYAAEPIVKQKFRHKTGEFLHAQSWSNFYEASLFSVVEGITSITMALIIWYGTREILDNALTVGVLVGFINTLNRIFVPIREFTQQISVLQRSMASLEHIDVLFDELPDDHETSLSSEILAKIRKFEELKFENVKFRYTPEGPWVLKGISFSIRKGQRIALVGSTGSGKSTIIRLITRMYKNYEGSITLNGIELSQIPQSSLFEIISMMQQDNFLFDETIAFNIGLGRPQITAEKIRNAAQYVFANSFIEQFPEKYDYRILENGKNLSSGQTQLLSFARAIANDSELFILDEATSSVDSVTEHLIEKAIDRVFEEKTVIAIAHRLSTIRHSDLILVMRDGLIQERGTHEELVDQQGIYATLLNSLNENSGEAVTL; encoded by the coding sequence ATGAACCGTTCGAACACTCCCAAGGTATCGCGAAGCGACTGGAAACTGATCCAGCGCTTCATGCGATATGTTCGTCCCTATTGGAAATGGGTTTTAATCGGAATTATTTCGATCCCGTTTTCGATAGGCGGCACGTTGTTGACGCCCTGGCTGATTCAACAGATTATTGATGATTATCTGTTAAAAAATGATCTGAATGGGCTTTCCCTGATGATCCTGATTCTGGCGGGATCGGTGATATTGGGATATCTTGCGGATGCGTTTTACACATGGTCCCTTCAAAAAGCCGGTCAACTGGCGATATTTGCCATGCGGCGTGATCTGTTCAAACACCTTCTACTCCTTCCACGAAGTTTTTATGATAAAACTCCGGTTGGCGTTGCGCTGACTCGTGTGACCAGTGACATGGAATCCCTGGGGGAATCGCTGGCAGTTGGCGTGCTTTCCATTTTTACCGATGCGATCAAGACCATTGCCCTGTTTTCATTGTTGCTTTACTGGAGTTGGCAACTGAGTCTGGTGATTTTCCTGTTGTTGCCCCCAATTTATTTTACGAGCAGATTTCTCAGAGCAAAACTTAGAAATTATTACAATTTGAGCCGGGAAGCACTGGCTGAAGGGACAGGCTATCTTCAGGAATGTTTACGCGGCATTAAAACAATTCAACTCTATGCGGCTGAGCCGATTGTCAAACAAAAATTCAGACATAAAACCGGGGAATTTTTGCATGCCCAATCGTGGTCCAACTTTTATGAAGCGAGTTTGTTTTCTGTGGTGGAAGGCATCACCTCGATCACCATGGCACTCATCATCTGGTATGGAACACGGGAAATTCTGGATAATGCGTTGACGGTAGGGGTTCTGGTGGGATTCATCAACACGCTCAACCGAATTTTTGTCCCTATCCGTGAATTCACCCAGCAAATTTCAGTGCTTCAACGTTCCATGGCATCCCTGGAACACATTGATGTCTTGTTTGATGAGTTGCCTGATGACCATGAAACCAGCCTCTCCAGTGAGATTCTTGCAAAAATCAGAAAATTTGAAGAATTGAAATTTGAAAATGTGAAATTTCGATACACACCAGAAGGTCCATGGGTCCTGAAAGGAATTTCATTTTCTATCCGGAAAGGACAGCGTATCGCACTGGTCGGTTCTACAGGCTCAGGAAAATCAACGATCATTCGTCTGATCACCAGAATGTATAAAAACTATGAAGGAAGCATCACGTTGAATGGAATCGAGCTTTCACAAATTCCACAATCCAGCCTGTTTGAAATCATTTCGATGATGCAGCAGGATAATTTTCTGTTTGATGAAACCATTGCCTTCAATATTGGACTGGGTCGGCCACAGATCACAGCGGAAAAAATTCGGAATGCCGCACAATATGTGTTTGCGAACAGTTTCATTGAACAGTTTCCAGAAAAATATGACTACCGAATTCTGGAGAATGGAAAAAATCTTTCGTCAGGCCAGACTCAATTGCTGAGTTTTGCCAGAGCCATTGCCAATGACAGCGAATTGTTTATCCTGGATGAAGCGACAAGTTCGGTTGATTCTGTGACAGAACATCTGATAGAAAAGGCGATTGATCGTGTGTTTGAAGAAAAAACAGTGATTGCCATTGCCCATCGATTGAGCACAATCCGTCATTCTGATCTGATTCTGGTCATGCGAGACGGGCTGATTCAGGAACGTGGAACTCATGAGGAACTGGTGGATCAACAGGGAATTTACGCTACCTTGCTGAATTCTTTGAATGAAAATTCAGGTGAAGCTGTCACTCTGTAG